Proteins from one Pseudomonas sp. KBS0710 genomic window:
- a CDS encoding alpha/beta fold hydrolase: MNLKHRNNVSVMGNGTATLVFSHGFGCNQAMWNYLAPHFAERFRVVMYDLVGAGLSDLSAFDKSKYAALDGYARDLNEIIDAFASGPVILVSHSVSAMIATLADRLAPGRIAAHVMIGPSPRYIDDAGYVGGFKRSDIDDLLDTLDSNYLGWSSTMAPVIMGAPGQPALSAELSDSFCRTEPDIAKQFARVTFMSDNRKDVIGLTTPVLILQSRDDLIAPVAVGEYLHSVLPNSTYCLVDNVGHCPHMSAPLACTMAMDNFLAPWAVAHVG; the protein is encoded by the coding sequence ATGAACCTAAAGCACCGCAACAACGTCAGTGTGATGGGCAACGGCACGGCGACTTTGGTGTTCTCCCACGGTTTTGGCTGTAACCAGGCCATGTGGAATTATCTGGCGCCGCACTTTGCCGAGCGTTTTCGCGTCGTGATGTATGACTTGGTGGGCGCCGGCCTGTCGGACCTCAGCGCATTCGACAAGAGCAAATATGCTGCGTTGGATGGCTACGCCCGTGACTTGAACGAGATTATCGACGCTTTCGCCAGCGGCCCGGTGATCCTGGTCAGCCATTCGGTCAGCGCGATGATCGCCACCCTGGCCGACCGCCTGGCCCCAGGCCGCATCGCCGCCCATGTCATGATCGGCCCTTCGCCGCGCTACATCGATGACGCGGGCTATGTCGGTGGTTTCAAGCGCAGCGATATCGATGACCTGCTCGACACCCTCGACAGCAATTACCTCGGCTGGTCCAGCACCATGGCCCCGGTGATCATGGGCGCGCCAGGGCAACCGGCGTTGAGTGCCGAACTGAGCGACAGTTTCTGCCGCACAGAACCGGATATCGCCAAGCAATTTGCGCGGGTGACCTTTATGTCGGATAACCGTAAAGACGTGATCGGCTTGACCACGCCTGTGTTGATCCTGCAATCCCGTGACGACCTGATTGCGCCAGTGGCGGTGGGCGAGTACTTGCACAGCGTGCTGCCCAACAGCACCTATTGCCTGGTCGATAACGTCGGCCATTGCCCGCATATGAGCGCACCTCTGGCCTGCACGATGGCGATGGACAACTTCCTGGCGCCGTGGGCTGTGGCCCATGTCGGCTGA